The genomic segment CCGATATTCAATTTCTCGTCGGTGAGCTGCCGGACATTCGTGAGAATCTTCGACTCGGCTTCGTCCCACTGCGCTTCGGGCGTCGCATCGACGATCAGCTCGTAGCCCGCCGGGCCGCAGCCGGTTGCCGCCGCGACGCAAAGAAAAAGAATACAAACGGTCAAGACACGCATTCGCATCACACGATCCCCTGTGCAGGCCGGGCAGTATAGCGGATTCGCAATTGAAATCGAACGCGGCGCAGACTAGACTGGCCACTGTGGATGAGGCCACTTGCACGCATCATGCCGGTCTCCGTGTGCAGATGTTCCGCGCAGCGCGCGGCTAGGAAGTTGGCGGTCGTTTGGAAATCACCCTCTTGTGCATCGGCGACGTCGTCGGCCGCCCAGGCCGCTCTGTTGTCTCGCAGGCGATTCCGCGCATCGTGAAGGAGCGCGGCGTCGATTGCGTCATTGCGAATGTGGAAAATGCCGCAGCCGGGTCGGGCCTGACCGAAGTGCTCTACCACAAGTTCATGCGCTACGGCGTGCACCTGATGACCGTCGGCGATCACATCTACCGCCGCGCGGAGATTCTCCCCGTGCTGGAGCGCTGCGAGAACATCGTGCGTCCGGCGAACTACCCCGCCGAGTCGGTCGGTCACGAAGTCGCGATCTACGAAACCGCGAAAGGGCCGCGCGTCGCGCTGTTCTCGCTGATGGGCCGGCTCTTCATGAAGCCGCCGTGCGACTGCGCGTTCCACGCGGCCGATCGCATGCTGGCGCGGATTCCGCCGGACGTGAAGATTACTGTCGTTGACATGCACGCCGAGGCGACGAGCGAAAAGGTCGCCATGGGCTGGCATCTTGCCGGCCGGGCGAGCGTCGTCTTCGGAACGCATACGCATGTGCCGACGGCCGACG from the Planctomycetia bacterium genome contains:
- a CDS encoding YmdB family metallophosphoesterase, encoding MEITLLCIGDVVGRPGRSVVSQAIPRIVKERGVDCVIANVENAAAGSGLTEVLYHKFMRYGVHLMTVGDHIYRRAEILPVLERCENIVRPANYPAESVGHEVAIYETAKGPRVALFSLMGRLFMKPPCDCAFHAADRMLARIPPDVKITVVDMHAEATSEKVAMGWHLAGRASVVFGTHTHVPTADERILNGGTAYITDLGMSGPYDSVLGRRKDRVMRSMITGLPCPFDVATGDARMCGILVNVESETGKATHIERVCIHGPEGGHLEPEEGNERD